One window of Nostoc sp. C052 genomic DNA carries:
- a CDS encoding DUF1565 domain-containing protein, with protein sequence MVNSTLVVTLYVNPLTGNDTNTGSRLSPFKSLTRALKLTKIPTVIHLESGNYSAASGEVFPLVIPEGTTVVGNEAKKGAEIVIYGSGEYQSLSFGMQNITLLLVDNACVLGVTVTNPSVRGTGIWIESAVPTLANNTLSNCGREGVFTTGTAKPTISDNIFVQNTASGLVMAGHSQGEVLRNVFQRNPLGIAISDFAAPTIANNKLSENRTAIALSRNAQPVLRQNLIAQNTQGGLLVNGNAVPDLGNTQDPANNIFRDNHEFDLYNATTQKLISVGNQLNSSLVKGLVEFVPNNQVAVSTSYSDMPTQSPFPELDGHWAEPFIQALVSMNLTHAFADSRYQLDKPMTRAQYADMVAIAFNPFSKILAPDFTDVPKDFWAYSAIQIAASGGFVGGFSDRTFRPDQHVQRLQVIVSLVNGLGLPAVDSDILEVYSDHHTIPDYARKAVATATRWGIVVNYPDPKVLAPSRLATRAEVAAMVYQALVAIGRTPPIQGFSTN encoded by the coding sequence ATGGTGAACTCTACCCTCGTTGTCACACTCTATGTCAACCCTCTGACAGGGAATGATACCAATACTGGTTCACGGTTGAGTCCGTTTAAAAGCCTCACCCGTGCCTTAAAATTAACCAAAATCCCGACGGTAATTCATCTGGAATCGGGAAATTACAGCGCTGCTAGTGGTGAGGTGTTCCCACTGGTCATCCCTGAAGGGACGACAGTGGTGGGTAATGAAGCAAAAAAAGGTGCAGAGATTGTAATTTACGGGAGTGGTGAGTATCAAAGTCTCAGCTTTGGTATGCAAAATATTACACTGCTCTTGGTAGATAATGCCTGTGTTTTAGGTGTAACTGTTACCAATCCTTCAGTCAGAGGTACTGGTATCTGGATTGAATCGGCTGTACCTACTTTAGCTAACAATACTTTAAGTAACTGTGGGCGAGAAGGTGTGTTTACCACTGGTACTGCCAAGCCTACAATTTCAGATAACATATTTGTGCAAAATACTGCTAGCGGATTAGTGATGGCAGGTCATAGCCAGGGAGAAGTACTGCGGAATGTATTTCAAAGAAACCCTTTAGGCATAGCAATTAGTGATTTTGCGGCTCCGACGATCGCCAATAATAAATTATCAGAAAATCGCACAGCGATCGCACTTTCTCGCAATGCCCAACCTGTGCTGCGTCAAAATCTCATAGCTCAAAATACCCAAGGTGGTCTATTAGTCAATGGTAATGCAGTCCCCGATTTAGGTAATACCCAAGATCCCGCCAATAATATTTTTCGTGATAATCATGAATTTGATTTATATAATGCTACTACACAAAAACTAATTTCCGTAGGTAATCAATTAAATTCTTCTCTAGTAAAGGGTTTGGTCGAATTTGTCCCAAATAATCAGGTAGCAGTTAGCACTAGTTATTCTGATATGCCGACACAATCCCCATTTCCAGAACTAGATGGACATTGGGCAGAACCATTTATTCAGGCATTAGTGAGCATGAATTTAACTCATGCTTTTGCTGATAGTCGCTACCAGCTAGATAAACCCATGACTCGCGCCCAGTATGCAGATATGGTGGCGATCGCCTTTAACCCATTTTCCAAAATCCTAGCACCTGATTTTACGGATGTACCTAAGGATTTTTGGGCTTATAGCGCTATCCAAATTGCGGCTAGCGGTGGCTTTGTTGGTGGATTTAGCGATCGCACCTTCCGCCCCGATCAACATGTGCAGCGGCTACAGGTGATTGTCTCCCTAGTGAATGGACTGGGACTACCAGCTGTTGATAGCGATATTTTGGAAGTATATAGCGATCATCATACTATTCCCGACTATGCCCGAAAAGCCGTTGCTACTGCTACACGATGGGGAATAGTTGTCAACTATCCAGATCCAAAAGTGCTTGCACCTTCACGTTTAGCAACACGCGCCGAAGTTGCAGCAATGGTTTATCAGGCATTAGTCGCCATCGGGCGAACACCGCCGATACAGGGCTTTTCAACTAATTAA
- a CDS encoding M20 family metallopeptidase yields MVSTFPNPSSVDLSRIRLAIRSLQPQLVEWRRRLHQQPELGFQEKLTAEFVSQKLQEWGIEHKTGIAHTGIVATIKGNKLPTNKVLAIRADMDALPIQELNEIPYKSQHEGVMHACGHDGHIAIALGTVYYLQHYRQDFSGTVKIIFQPAEESPGGAKPMIEAGVLKNPDVDAIIGLHLWNNLPLGTVGVRAGALMAAVECFNCTILGKGGHGALPHQTVDSVVVAAQIVNALQTIVARNVNPIDSAVVTVGELHAGTKRNVIADTARMSATVRYFNPSLKGFFKERVEQIIAGICQSHGANYDLEYWSLYPPVINDIKIAELVRSVAEEVVETSLGIVPECQTMAAEDMSFFLEEVPGCYFFLGSANPAKDLAYPHHHPRFDFDETALGMGVEIFIRCVEQYFL; encoded by the coding sequence ATGGTTTCTACCTTTCCCAATCCCTCTTCTGTTGATCTATCTCGCATCAGACTAGCGATTCGTTCATTGCAACCGCAGTTAGTAGAGTGGCGGCGGCGATTGCATCAACAACCAGAGTTGGGTTTTCAAGAAAAACTGACAGCTGAGTTTGTATCACAAAAGCTGCAAGAGTGGGGAATTGAGCATAAAACTGGTATTGCCCACACTGGCATTGTTGCCACGATCAAAGGTAATAAACTCCCCACGAACAAAGTTTTAGCGATTCGGGCAGATATGGATGCTTTGCCAATCCAAGAACTCAACGAAATACCGTACAAATCGCAGCATGAGGGAGTGATGCACGCTTGTGGACATGATGGACATATAGCGATCGCTTTAGGTACAGTTTATTATCTCCAGCACTATCGGCAAGACTTCTCTGGTACGGTGAAAATTATCTTTCAGCCAGCGGAAGAATCACCAGGAGGCGCAAAGCCGATGATTGAAGCTGGAGTCCTAAAAAATCCTGATGTCGACGCGATTATTGGTTTGCACTTGTGGAATAATTTGCCATTGGGAACAGTGGGTGTGCGCGCTGGGGCGTTGATGGCTGCTGTGGAGTGCTTCAACTGCACAATTTTGGGCAAAGGTGGACACGGCGCGCTACCCCATCAAACTGTTGACTCGGTTGTTGTTGCTGCCCAAATCGTCAATGCTTTGCAAACCATTGTCGCCCGAAATGTTAATCCCATTGATTCGGCAGTGGTGACAGTTGGCGAACTTCATGCAGGAACTAAGCGTAATGTGATTGCTGATACAGCAAGAATGAGTGCGACTGTCAGGTATTTTAATCCTAGTTTAAAAGGCTTTTTTAAAGAGCGTGTCGAGCAGATTATTGCTGGAATTTGTCAGAGTCATGGTGCGAATTATGACTTAGAATACTGGTCACTTTATCCACCAGTAATTAATGATATTAAAATAGCAGAATTGGTGCGTTCTGTAGCCGAAGAAGTGGTAGAAACTTCTCTAGGTATTGTGCCAGAATGCCAAACTATGGCTGCTGAAGATATGTCATTTTTCTTAGAAGAGGTTCCTGGTTGTTATTTCTTTTTGGGTTCTGCTAACCCAGCGAAAGACTTAGCATATCCTCATCATCATCCCCGGTTTGATTTTGACGAAACCGCCTTGGGAATGGGTGTAGAAATATTTATTCGATGTGTAGAACAGTACTTTCTTTAA
- a CDS encoding DUF4337 domain-containing protein, with amino-acid sequence MDINPIELLGEDDDEPETPANREKRKSRLNSAVAIAVALIATFMGICKVKDDNIVQAMQQAQANKIDDWALYQARNIREEIAKSNVVQLKLQSLSQPAAVRADYEKQIAVYQSIADKEDQKKQQQKVIAEQDQTTYDQLNYHDDQFDLADASLSISVSLFAITSLSQKKWLFYAALVPTLFGLVMGLSGLLNWQVHPDALTKLLSENFLEKPAEKKIVLSIGASPNSKVF; translated from the coding sequence ATGGACATCAACCCAATTGAACTGCTTGGGGAGGACGACGATGAACCTGAAACGCCAGCTAACCGTGAAAAACGCAAGAGTCGTCTAAATAGTGCTGTAGCAATTGCAGTTGCATTGATAGCAACTTTTATGGGCATCTGCAAAGTTAAAGACGATAATATAGTTCAGGCAATGCAGCAAGCTCAAGCAAATAAAATTGATGATTGGGCATTATACCAGGCTCGTAATATTCGTGAAGAAATAGCCAAATCAAATGTGGTGCAACTCAAATTGCAATCTCTTTCTCAACCTGCTGCTGTGAGGGCTGACTATGAAAAACAGATTGCCGTTTATCAAAGCATTGCTGATAAAGAAGACCAGAAAAAGCAGCAACAGAAGGTAATTGCCGAACAAGATCAAACAACCTATGACCAGCTTAATTATCATGACGACCAGTTTGATCTAGCTGATGCCTCCTTATCAATCTCTGTCTCGCTATTTGCTATTACATCTCTATCTCAGAAAAAATGGTTGTTCTACGCCGCTTTAGTTCCAACTCTATTTGGCTTGGTCATGGGGTTATCAGGATTATTAAACTGGCAAGTACATCCTGATGCCTTGACTAAATTACTATCCGAAAATTTCTTAGAAAAGCCAGCCGAAAAAAAAATAGTGCTTTCCATTGGCGCTTCCCCAAATTCCAAAGTGTTTTAA
- a CDS encoding zinc ribbon domain-containing protein — translation MQKVGTFYPSSQTSNCCGFVNPLVKDLNLREWNCPGCNSHNLRDKNAALNILSQGLRLLTAVGTPEVIKSACGELVSPGAIQAEIVEAGITRLQVV, via the coding sequence GTGCAAAAAGTTGGTACATTTTATCCATCATCTCAGACTTCTAACTGTTGTGGTTTTGTAAACCCATTAGTTAAAGATTTAAATCTGCGCGAATGGAATTGTCCTGGTTGCAATAGTCACAATTTGAGAGATAAAAATGCTGCCCTCAACATACTGAGTCAGGGATTGAGATTACTAACCGCCGTCGGTACGCCGGAGGTTATAAAAAGCGCCTGTGGAGAACTCGTCAGTCCTGGAGCAATTCAGGCAGAGATCGTTGAAGCAGGAATCACGCGACTTCAAGTCGTGTGA
- a CDS encoding tetratricopeptide repeat protein, whose protein sequence is MKSKNQAVFTLIVKSTIVFFPLLLSVGIASGQSAPSPNPVLTTTPVLSNQEREELARLRTEKRIQQQVQSDLNSAFSRTTILFDVWLVILSLFPIAVLASLWLLRRTVIREIVDRAMQQLQGMEKLQNQLTTVKEEAENVVQEAKKINYELEQETIALQQKIKSEQENVSIFTSELDLAKSQVLGRLEAELQKSQENIENLESKFASSLSNLELYYQQKRDIALENLGKLASVIAEELADLKLGVQQQQELVIADLEVSKSELTSQLSEWQSDAQKQRDIAFENLNKLQSEFAEKLSELQIDAQNQKYITLENLRIFDKELKFQLSELQIGAIEQKNKIVENLGALQSEFAVQLSELQIDVQKSKELIIENLEKSGSEFTSQFSELQWNAQQQKILILEKLERLETEFVSQLSELQLDAQERKNLILQELTEVIPESVPEVVNFEVEEEIQEQPQQPELTADEYVKQGDALFSQRRYEDAIAAYNQALKIQTDEPVAWLKRGLTLGRLKRYKDAISSYDRAIQIQPDYHQAWCDRGVALGNLQQHQKAFASFEKATQIKPDDAVAWLNCGLSLIALEQYEEAIVSLDRALEFQPNSPKIWDKRGYTLVRLGRDDEAIASFNKALEIKSDYASAHYNKAACYALQRQVERSLLTLQQAIELDPRYKEDAATDLDFDEIADDERFKLLVTE, encoded by the coding sequence ATGAAGAGCAAAAATCAAGCTGTTTTCACTTTAATTGTCAAAAGCACTATTGTTTTTTTCCCCTTACTGTTATCCGTTGGAATTGCCAGTGGACAATCTGCACCATCACCTAATCCAGTATTAACTACTACTCCGGTGTTATCGAATCAGGAACGGGAAGAACTAGCACGACTACGAACGGAAAAGCGAATTCAACAGCAAGTCCAATCCGATCTTAATAGTGCTTTTAGCCGTACAACTATCTTATTTGATGTTTGGCTAGTTATATTGAGTCTATTTCCCATTGCAGTCCTAGCCTCGTTATGGCTTCTGCGACGAACGGTAATTCGTGAAATTGTTGATAGGGCAATGCAACAACTACAGGGGATGGAAAAATTACAAAATCAGCTTACCACTGTTAAAGAAGAGGCTGAAAATGTTGTTCAAGAAGCTAAAAAAATAAATTATGAATTAGAACAGGAAACTATTGCTTTACAACAAAAAATTAAAAGTGAACAAGAGAATGTATCTATTTTTACATCTGAGCTAGATTTAGCTAAATCACAGGTATTAGGTAGATTAGAAGCTGAACTCCAAAAATCTCAAGAAAATATAGAAAATTTAGAGTCTAAATTTGCTTCTAGTCTATCTAATTTAGAATTGTATTATCAACAAAAAAGAGATATAGCACTGGAGAATCTCGGAAAATTAGCATCTGTCATAGCAGAAGAACTAGCTGATTTAAAGTTAGGTGTACAACAACAGCAAGAATTAGTTATTGCTGATTTAGAAGTATCAAAGTCTGAGTTAACATCTCAACTTTCTGAATGGCAGTCTGATGCTCAAAAGCAAAGAGATATAGCTTTTGAAAACTTAAATAAATTGCAGTCAGAATTTGCTGAAAAATTATCTGAATTACAGATAGATGCTCAAAACCAAAAATATATCACGCTGGAAAATTTAAGAATATTCGATAAAGAATTGAAATTTCAATTATCTGAATTACAAATAGGTGCTATTGAGCAAAAAAATAAAATTGTTGAAAATTTGGGAGCATTACAATCAGAGTTTGCGGTTCAGCTATCAGAGTTGCAAATAGATGTTCAAAAGAGCAAAGAGCTAATTATTGAAAATTTAGAGAAATCTGGTTCTGAATTTACTTCGCAGTTCTCAGAATTACAATGGAATGCTCAACAACAAAAGATTCTAATTTTGGAGAAGTTAGAAAGATTAGAAACTGAGTTTGTCTCTCAACTCTCTGAGTTACAGTTAGATGCTCAAGAAAGAAAGAATCTCATCCTTCAAGAATTAACTGAAGTTATACCTGAATCTGTTCCAGAGGTAGTGAATTTTGAAGTTGAAGAAGAAATACAGGAACAGCCACAACAACCAGAATTGACTGCTGATGAGTATGTAAAACAGGGAGATGCCTTGTTTTCTCAAAGGCGCTATGAAGATGCGATCGCAGCTTACAACCAAGCGCTTAAAATCCAAACTGATGAACCTGTGGCTTGGTTAAAACGAGGTCTAACTCTCGGAAGGTTAAAACGCTACAAAGATGCAATTTCGTCCTACGATCGCGCTATTCAGATTCAGCCAGATTATCATCAAGCTTGGTGCGATCGCGGCGTTGCTTTGGGAAACTTACAACAACATCAGAAAGCCTTTGCTTCATTTGAGAAAGCTACACAAATCAAACCTGATGATGCCGTTGCTTGGTTGAATTGCGGTCTTTCTCTAATAGCATTAGAACAATATGAAGAGGCAATAGTCTCTTTGGATAGAGCTTTAGAATTCCAGCCCAATTCTCCCAAAATCTGGGATAAACGCGGTTATACTTTAGTGAGATTGGGACGCGATGATGAAGCGATCGCTAGTTTTAACAAAGCCTTAGAAATTAAGTCAGATTATGCCAGTGCCCATTACAACAAAGCAGCCTGTTACGCACTGCAAAGACAAGTTGAACGCTCTTTGCTGACTCTACAACAAGCAATTGAACTCGATCCCAGGTATAAAGAAGACGCAGCAACCGACCTAGATTTTGATGAGATTGCCGATGATGAGCGCTTTAAGCTCTTAGTTACAGAATAA
- a CDS encoding pentapeptide repeat-containing protein, protein MKTDQLLKNYAAGVRDFTGVNLSEANLREADLSGVILDKAILDGANLSHANLSHASLIETDLNGADLSNADLSGSNLSGAILDGAILDGAAMEGANLSHADLTVAKLIDTNLSEADLQEASLIAANLDGADLSGADLTVADLSQANLTQADLNQTNLSGANLDGANIEGTILDDNV, encoded by the coding sequence ATGAAAACAGATCAACTCCTGAAAAACTATGCCGCAGGTGTCAGAGACTTTACTGGTGTCAACTTGAGCGAGGCCAACTTAAGGGAAGCCGATCTCAGTGGTGTAATTTTAGATAAAGCAATTTTAGATGGAGCTAATCTGAGTCACGCTAATTTAAGTCACGCCAGTTTGATTGAGACAGATTTAAATGGAGCAGATTTGAGCAATGCGGATCTCAGTGGTAGCAACTTAAGCGGAGCTATTTTGGATGGAGCTATCTTGGATGGAGCTGCAATGGAAGGAGCTAATTTGAGTCATGCTGATTTGACAGTTGCGAAACTGATTGACACTAACTTGAGTGAGGCGGATTTGCAGGAAGCAAGCTTGATAGCGGCGAATCTAGATGGAGCCGATTTAAGTGGTGCAGATTTAACTGTAGCTGACTTGTCTCAGGCAAATCTTACTCAAGCAGATTTGAACCAGACTAATTTGAGCGGAGCAAATTTAGATGGAGCTAATATAGAAGGAACAATCCTTGATGACAATGTTTGA